The Microbacterium luteum nucleotide sequence GGCAGCCCGAACAGGCCCTCGGCGATGTCGCCGTCTTCGGTGGCGACCGTCCAGTCCAGCAGGCCGTCGGTGCGGGTGATCGGCAGAAGAACGCGGATGCCGCGGGCGACCGCGCCCTCCACGAAGGCGCGCGTCGACGGCTCGAACGGGGTGGAGAGGAAGCACGAGATGGCCGAGACCTCGTGACGGGCGAGCAGGTCGTCCAGGTGCGCACTCAGCTGCTCGCCGGCCGCCTCCACGGCGGCGGCCGACATCACGCGGCGTCGTTCGCGCAGTTCGGCACGGAGGGCGCGCTTTGCGTCGTCGATCGCGTCGGACATGGATCGATTGTATGTCGCCGACACGGGGCCGACACATGATGCCGGTAGGATCGCGCCATGCCGTCACAGCCCTTCAAGGCCGTCATTCCCGCTGCCGGACTCGGAACACGATTCCTGCCCGCGACGAAGGCGATGCCCAAAGAGATGCTCCCCGTCGTCGACAAGCCCGCCATCCAGTACGTGGTCGAAGAGGCCACTGCGGCCGGCATCGACGATGTGCTCATCATCATCGGTCGCAACAAGAACAACCTCTCCAACCACTTCGACTCGGTGCCCGAGCTCGAGGTCAAGCTCAAGGAGAAGGGCGACGAGGACAAGCTCGCGCGCGTTCAGCACTCCAGCGACCTCGCCGACATCCACTTCGTGCGTCAGGGCGAGCCCAAGGGGCTCGGCCACGCCGTGCTGCGCTCGCGCGCGCACGTCGGCGACTCGCCGTTCGCGGTGCTGCTCGGCGACGACCTGATCGACGAGCGCGACGTGCTGCTGACCAAGATGATGGAAGAGCACGAGCGCACCGGCGCCGCGATCATCGCCCTCATGGAGGTCGACCCCGAGCACATCCACATGTACGGCGTCGCTACGGTCGAGGAGACCGACCAGGACGACGTCGTCAAGGTCAAGGGCCTGGTCGAGAAGCCCAAGCGCGAAGACGCCCCGTCGAACCTCGCGATCATCGGTCGCTACGTGCTCTCTCCCGCGGTCTTCGACATCCTGGAGCGCACGGAGCCCGGCAAGGGCGGCGAGATCCAGCTCACCGACGCGCTGCAGGAGATGGCCGCCGACCCCGACGGTCCGGGCGTGTACGGCGTCGTCTTCCGCGGCCGCCGCTACGACACCGGGGATAGGGTGGACTACATCAAGGCCATCGTGCAGCTCGCCGCCGACCGTGACGACCTCGGTCCCGACCTGCGCCCCTGGTTCAAGGAGTTCGCGGCGTCCCTGTGACGCCGCCGGTTCGGAGGGGGAGCGCATGGACCTCGCGTCTCCCCGCTCGTACGGATCGATCGCGATCCGCCTGATCCGGCAGCGGGATTCCCGCGCGCTGCAGCAGGAGCTGCTCACCAACCGCACCTGGCTGCGCCCGTGGGAGGCGACGAACCCGGACGGGCCCGTGTCGATCGACATGCGCTC carries:
- a CDS encoding 5-formyltetrahydrofolate cyclo-ligase, whose protein sequence is MSDAIDDAKRALRAELRERRRVMSAAAVEAAGEQLSAHLDDLLARHEVSAISCFLSTPFEPSTRAFVEGAVARGIRVLLPITRTDGLLDWTVATEDGDIAEGLFGLPEPVGELLGPIAVNDVDLMIVPAAAVDRTGMRLGWGRGYFDKTIGSMEGCPPVYAVVYDSEILDEVPSELHDQPVTGAVTPTRIHEFAPAAR
- the galU gene encoding UTP--glucose-1-phosphate uridylyltransferase GalU, with product MPSQPFKAVIPAAGLGTRFLPATKAMPKEMLPVVDKPAIQYVVEEATAAGIDDVLIIIGRNKNNLSNHFDSVPELEVKLKEKGDEDKLARVQHSSDLADIHFVRQGEPKGLGHAVLRSRAHVGDSPFAVLLGDDLIDERDVLLTKMMEEHERTGAAIIALMEVDPEHIHMYGVATVEETDQDDVVKVKGLVEKPKREDAPSNLAIIGRYVLSPAVFDILERTEPGKGGEIQLTDALQEMAADPDGPGVYGVVFRGRRYDTGDRVDYIKAIVQLAADRDDLGPDLRPWFKEFAASL